In Niallia sp. FSL W8-0635, one genomic interval encodes:
- a CDS encoding polysaccharide pyruvyl transferase family protein, whose translation MRILYLGYLGVNNIGDEVCYEAFAQACERWLDEDYTLFSYPISSSKTLKELYAEKPFDLVILGGGSLFQGNFFIDLALEAIEMKLPLYCYGTGIDYMTEETIEAFKRGDFQLSSTSFNNKEINRDKIKKVIEYSTFAGLRGPLTHKYIKALNPSQTSNYQIIGDSGMLFTPKKDDYIQRKYLHDSSKKIIAVNWGTTQNILFGYDEYKLKNQMIKACTKLLQKGYQIVIFPMWDMDISHCKGLYDSLKEKGDVIFIPEVCTASQIYHFLSLCHFSLNLKLHANVLSASSGTPFIQLAYRSKGVDFAAPIHQLPYTLLTNTNTLSETIEKKEFYLTSKKNRKKIRLAKERIVARHKNFIASLKK comes from the coding sequence GTGAGAATTTTATATTTAGGTTATTTAGGAGTCAATAATATAGGAGACGAAGTTTGTTATGAAGCATTTGCTCAAGCATGCGAAAGATGGCTTGACGAAGATTACACTTTATTTTCTTATCCAATTAGCTCCTCTAAAACACTGAAAGAATTATATGCAGAAAAACCATTTGATCTTGTCATCTTAGGAGGTGGCTCTTTATTCCAAGGTAATTTCTTTATTGATTTAGCATTAGAAGCAATTGAAATGAAACTACCTCTTTATTGCTATGGAACAGGTATTGATTATATGACAGAAGAAACAATAGAAGCTTTTAAAAGAGGAGATTTCCAATTATCGTCTACTTCTTTTAATAACAAAGAGATAAATAGAGATAAAATAAAAAAAGTGATTGAATACTCCACATTTGCAGGTCTTAGAGGTCCACTTACACACAAATATATTAAAGCTTTAAATCCATCACAAACAAGTAATTATCAGATAATCGGTGATTCTGGAATGCTTTTCACCCCTAAAAAAGATGATTATATTCAAAGAAAATACTTGCATGACTCCAGCAAAAAAATTATTGCAGTTAATTGGGGAACCACTCAAAATATTCTATTTGGCTATGATGAATATAAACTTAAAAACCAAATGATTAAAGCTTGTACAAAATTATTACAAAAGGGATATCAAATTGTGATTTTCCCAATGTGGGATATGGATATCTCTCATTGCAAGGGTTTGTATGATAGCCTAAAAGAAAAAGGCGATGTCATTTTCATTCCAGAAGTATGCACAGCTTCACAAATTTATCACTTCTTATCTCTTTGCCATTTTTCTTTAAACCTAAAGCTTCATGCAAACGTGCTTTCAGCATCTAGCGGTACTCCATTTATTCAATTAGCCTATCGTTCTAAAGGAGTGGACTTCGCAGCCCCCATCCACCAATTACCTTATACACTATTAACAAATACAAATACTCTGTCTGAAACAATTGAAAAGAAAGAATTTTATTTAACAAGCAAAAAGAATCGGAAAAAAATACGTTTAGCAAAAGAAAGAATCGTAGCTAGACATAAAAACTTTATCGCTTCATTAAAAAAATAA
- a CDS encoding NAD-dependent epimerase/dehydratase family protein, which yields MKLKNKKVLVTGAYGFIGSHLIKKLVKENTTIAVIVRKDSNPWRVQEYLPQLKIYEANIQNRPEICRIIHDFQPDYIFHLAAYGTNPNNRNDLLAFETNILGTMNILFAAKDTNCQKIICLGSSSEYGDKKEQIHEEMLLEPVDIYGSTKAAATIISHQLAQEYKIPIVTLRAFNIFGEAEDNHKLFSHIIEKVLRGEDVHLTTCDQYRDYSYVGNIVDGLILATTNENSGNMILNIASGEARPLRYFVDLIFQHLDTKQVPLYGAIPKRENERDAPIPDITKIQTTLGWTPAVSIEEGIKKTIAWYKGYYHFQ from the coding sequence ATGAAATTAAAAAATAAAAAGGTGTTAGTAACAGGTGCTTATGGTTTTATTGGATCACATCTTATTAAAAAGCTAGTGAAGGAAAATACGACTATTGCTGTAATTGTTAGAAAAGATTCTAATCCCTGGAGAGTACAAGAATATTTGCCTCAATTAAAAATATATGAGGCAAATATTCAAAATCGCCCCGAAATTTGCCGTATTATCCATGACTTCCAACCAGACTATATTTTTCATCTAGCAGCTTATGGAACGAATCCAAATAATAGAAATGATTTACTTGCTTTTGAGACAAATATATTAGGAACAATGAATATTCTATTTGCGGCAAAAGATACAAATTGTCAAAAAATTATTTGCCTCGGTAGTAGTTCAGAATATGGGGATAAAAAAGAACAGATTCATGAAGAAATGCTATTAGAACCAGTTGATATTTATGGAAGTACAAAAGCAGCCGCTACAATTATTTCCCATCAATTAGCACAAGAATATAAGATTCCGATTGTCACCTTACGGGCATTTAATATTTTTGGAGAAGCGGAGGATAACCATAAATTATTCTCTCATATTATTGAAAAAGTACTTCGCGGTGAAGATGTACATTTAACGACATGTGACCAATATCGAGATTATAGCTATGTTGGAAATATTGTAGATGGCTTAATCCTTGCAACTACAAATGAAAACAGCGGTAATATGATTTTAAATATTGCTTCTGGTGAAGCACGTCCTTTAAGATATTTTGTTGATTTAATTTTTCAGCATTTAGATACGAAGCAAGTTCCTCTTTATGGTGCCATTCCGAAAAGGGAAAATGAAAGGGACGCACCAATACCTGATATAACTAAGATTCAAACAACTCTTGGGTGGACTCCTGCTGTTTCCATAGAAGAGGGGATTAAGAAAACAATAGCCTGGTATAAAGGTTATTATCATTTTCAATAA
- a CDS encoding sugar phosphate isomerase/epimerase family protein, protein MKNIPIAIQMYTLRNECEEDFRGTLRKVASLGFQGVELAGYGGIPVGELKELLDELGLQVAGCHVPLADLESNLANVIQEQLVLESKFLVCPYLLPEKRTEADYQSLITFLNKAGAACQKAGISLCYHNHDFELENLQDGRTALATIMEETDASLVFAELDVYWLSKREYDPAKWMATYRDRTKLVHLKDMTTDEERFFAEVGTGSIDFQAILKKGEEADIQWWIIEQDATRRTPFESIEISLNNLREMIDGLNK, encoded by the coding sequence ATGAAGAATATACCAATTGCTATTCAAATGTATACGTTAAGAAATGAATGTGAAGAAGATTTTCGTGGGACTCTCCGAAAGGTTGCAAGCTTAGGTTTTCAAGGAGTGGAGCTTGCTGGATATGGAGGGATTCCTGTAGGAGAATTAAAGGAATTATTGGATGAACTAGGTCTTCAAGTTGCTGGTTGTCATGTTCCCTTAGCTGATTTGGAGAGTAATTTAGCCAACGTAATACAGGAACAGTTAGTATTAGAGAGTAAGTTTTTAGTATGCCCCTATCTTTTACCAGAGAAAAGAACAGAAGCCGATTATCAGTCACTGATTACTTTCTTAAATAAGGCTGGAGCAGCGTGTCAAAAAGCAGGAATTTCCCTCTGTTATCACAATCATGATTTTGAATTAGAGAACTTACAGGACGGCAGAACGGCATTAGCTACAATAATGGAAGAAACAGATGCAAGCCTTGTTTTTGCAGAGTTAGATGTATACTGGCTTTCTAAGCGAGAGTATGATCCAGCGAAATGGATGGCTACATATAGAGACAGAACAAAGCTTGTCCATTTAAAAGATATGACAACAGATGAAGAGCGTTTCTTTGCTGAAGTAGGTACGGGGTCTATTGATTTTCAAGCTATTCTAAAAAAAGGGGAGGAAGCGGATATACAATGGTGGATCATTGAACAGGATGCTACTAGAAGAACACCATTTGAAAGTATTGAAATTAGTTTGAATAATTTAAGGGAAATGATAGATGGACTGAATAAATAA
- a CDS encoding polysaccharide pyruvyl transferase family protein, translating into MNKILLSGYYGELNSGDDALLLVSSWGSRKFLFGEKIYGTCTQKPVLPLDADIEALFVSEEQERSENLLRLYRQCYQSDIILFGGGSVFHSTDKMTRDGDLIDLNRGKGAVALGASFGPFRDSAAKDTCRKLVEKFKYIGCRDEESYELIRSLTSTINAELTFDLAVLLPLVSGEDFSGNHKRKGLGISLCHYERYIGGDTSIEKTRVEKIVNVLNGLKEEEFEELVFIDFNGHPIFGDQDIHREVIEQLHTNIPIRHLSYDNNPLNVLRTIASLKGLIGMRLHSAVFGYITNTPTTIFSYHPKCDGWAKQIQADNDFIISSNSFTEESIWHALKEMAAGQYQYPELPIKKAQSLALKNWEGARWSLSQ; encoded by the coding sequence ATGAATAAGATTCTTCTTTCTGGTTATTACGGGGAACTAAATAGCGGAGATGATGCATTACTCCTAGTATCCTCTTGGGGTAGCCGGAAATTTCTTTTTGGAGAGAAAATCTATGGGACATGTACACAAAAACCTGTTCTTCCATTAGATGCTGATATTGAAGCGCTTTTTGTTTCAGAAGAACAAGAGCGCAGCGAAAACCTTTTGCGATTGTACAGGCAGTGTTACCAGAGTGATATCATTTTATTTGGCGGGGGATCTGTTTTTCATTCAACAGATAAAATGACAAGAGATGGGGATTTAATCGATTTAAATAGAGGAAAAGGAGCAGTAGCGCTTGGGGCGTCTTTTGGCCCGTTTAGGGATTCAGCTGCAAAAGATACATGTAGAAAGCTTGTTGAGAAATTTAAATACATTGGTTGCAGAGATGAAGAAAGCTATGAGTTAATTCGTTCTCTAACTTCTACTATTAATGCAGAATTAACGTTTGATTTAGCAGTCCTATTACCGCTAGTATCTGGGGAAGATTTTTCAGGAAATCACAAAAGAAAGGGGCTAGGAATTTCCTTATGCCATTATGAAAGATATATTGGAGGAGATACAAGTATAGAAAAAACAAGAGTTGAAAAAATAGTAAATGTTTTAAATGGGTTAAAAGAAGAGGAATTCGAGGAATTAGTTTTTATCGATTTTAATGGACATCCTATTTTTGGAGATCAGGACATTCATCGAGAGGTTATCGAACAGCTACACACGAATATACCAATTAGACATCTTTCTTATGATAATAACCCATTAAATGTTCTTCGTACTATTGCCTCTTTAAAAGGGTTGATCGGAATGCGATTGCATAGTGCTGTTTTTGGCTATATCACCAACACACCAACTACCATTTTCTCTTACCATCCCAAATGCGATGGCTGGGCAAAACAAATTCAGGCAGACAATGATTTTATTATATCCTCCAATTCCTTTACAGAAGAAAGTATATGGCACGCTCTTAAGGAAATGGCAGCTGGTCAATATCAGTATCCCGAGCTACCAATAAAAAAAGCACAATCATTAGCACTGAAAAATTGGGAGGGTGCAAGATGGTCGCTGTCTCAGTAG
- a CDS encoding cation diffusion facilitator family transporter, producing the protein MGSREVLAKRVAWISVISNIVLTIGKLIVGWMGNSDAVFADGIHSAADVFASVIVLVVIRIANKPADQEHPYGHGKAEIIVSGLVGMILLCVSIYLVYEVIIGFFHPITTPSLIAMWVAVISYISKVLLYRYSKKIAEEQNSKAIEAIAYDHKADIVASIAAAIGVLLSIIGEKLMINILLYGDKVATIIVAYLIFKIAKEMVSEAFDILLERNIDLEILREYREIIASFSEVKRIDRLRAREHGHYILVDLRISIDYDKSIKEGHDLSRKIKKKLMAKHDNINEVLIHLNPYFKE; encoded by the coding sequence TTGGGATCGAGAGAAGTACTAGCCAAAAGAGTAGCGTGGATTAGTGTAATTAGTAATATTGTATTAACTATAGGGAAACTAATAGTTGGTTGGATGGGGAATAGTGACGCTGTTTTCGCAGATGGAATTCACTCTGCTGCAGATGTCTTTGCCTCTGTTATTGTTTTGGTTGTTATTAGAATTGCCAATAAACCTGCTGATCAAGAACATCCATATGGACATGGTAAGGCAGAAATAATTGTATCAGGACTAGTCGGGATGATCCTTCTTTGTGTTTCTATCTATTTGGTTTATGAAGTAATCATAGGTTTCTTTCATCCGATTACTACACCAAGCTTAATCGCAATGTGGGTCGCCGTGATTTCTTATATTTCAAAAGTGCTTTTATATCGATATAGTAAGAAGATTGCTGAAGAACAAAATAGTAAAGCGATTGAAGCAATTGCTTATGATCATAAGGCGGATATTGTGGCCTCTATTGCAGCTGCAATAGGCGTTTTATTGTCTATCATTGGGGAAAAGTTAATGATTAATATCCTACTTTATGGAGATAAAGTTGCAACAATCATCGTCGCGTATTTAATTTTTAAAATTGCGAAGGAAATGGTAAGTGAAGCTTTCGATATATTACTCGAACGAAATATAGATTTAGAAATTTTAAGGGAATATCGCGAAATTATCGCTTCTTTCTCTGAAGTAAAAAGGATTGACCGTTTACGTGCTAGAGAACATGGACATTATATTTTAGTCGATTTGCGTATTTCCATCGATTATGATAAATCGATTAAGGAAGGACATGATTTATCGAGAAAAATAAAGAAGAAGCTTATGGCAAAGCATGACAATATTAACGAAGTGCTTATTCATTTGAATCCTTATTTTAAAGAATAG
- a CDS encoding DUF3231 family protein translates to MTTIFEALKDYLQLNLDTEPKNPLHVGEVMSCWIYLTIVDEANIYIQVALNTTTDDDVIKSLKDSYKQCDAQGQRFREFLKAEGIPLPPTTEQRPLSNSQAVPLGVKMTDNEIMNGLSIKTAASITHCAASVSQCVRNDVATMFTQCMLEKMKFGASVKDLMRKRGWIKVPPYYYPPGAPIENS, encoded by the coding sequence ATGACAACAATTTTTGAAGCATTAAAAGATTATTTACAATTGAATCTAGATACGGAGCCAAAAAACCCTCTCCATGTAGGCGAAGTAATGAGCTGCTGGATCTATCTTACTATTGTGGATGAGGCCAATATTTATATTCAGGTAGCATTAAATACAACAACTGATGATGATGTTATCAAATCTCTAAAAGACAGCTATAAACAATGTGATGCACAAGGGCAAAGATTTCGAGAATTTCTTAAAGCAGAAGGTATTCCATTGCCACCAACTACTGAACAACGACCACTTTCTAATTCACAGGCTGTCCCACTTGGTGTGAAGATGACGGATAACGAAATCATGAATGGATTAAGCATTAAAACCGCTGCATCCATTACTCACTGTGCAGCATCTGTATCCCAATGTGTACGAAATGACGTAGCTACTATGTTTACACAATGTATGTTAGAAAAAATGAAATTCGGTGCAAGTGTAAAGGATTTAATGAGAAAAAGGGGCTGGATTAAAGTTCCACCTTATTACTATCCACCTGGTGCACCTATTGAAAACTCATAA
- a CDS encoding glycosyltransferase — protein sequence MMLMTLKKKRKILFITKNWENGIERNTYYLSEELKKYVDIRLWEEDGNISEILQIMNFQPDFILVNDLRPTRSPKVTGLKDCNIPFGIIMHDLNYQMDQRRAFIKENNVKYIFTHYRDTFLEWYPEFKEKMIWFPHYVNIDVFKDFNQKKTIDYLMMGAVHPTVYPLRQKILDEMKSLPNFTYHAHPGYFHEQYDEKSFKVASSFAKELNKAKMFFTCDSIYHYPVMKYYETLACNTLLLASCTKEIKDLGFITGVHFIEIDEENFKRKAKYHLTHYDTLGRRIALNGYKMVRKKHSVQVRAKQLLDHIEAILSKEGGNEL from the coding sequence ATGATGCTGATGACATTAAAGAAGAAAAGAAAGATACTTTTTATTACAAAAAACTGGGAAAATGGGATAGAAAGAAATACGTATTATTTATCAGAGGAATTAAAGAAATACGTTGATATAAGACTCTGGGAGGAAGACGGTAATATAAGTGAAATACTACAAATAATGAACTTTCAGCCTGACTTTATCCTAGTAAATGATTTACGTCCTACTCGATCACCAAAAGTAACAGGACTAAAGGACTGCAATATTCCATTCGGAATAATTATGCATGATTTAAACTACCAAATGGACCAAAGAAGAGCCTTTATCAAAGAAAATAACGTAAAATACATTTTCACCCATTATAGAGATACATTTTTGGAATGGTATCCGGAATTTAAAGAGAAAATGATATGGTTCCCTCATTATGTAAATATCGATGTATTTAAAGACTTTAATCAAAAGAAAACGATTGATTATTTAATGATGGGTGCTGTACATCCTACTGTATATCCATTACGTCAAAAAATTCTCGATGAAATGAAAAGTCTACCTAATTTCACCTATCATGCACATCCTGGCTATTTTCACGAACAGTACGACGAGAAATCGTTTAAGGTAGCTAGTAGTTTCGCAAAAGAGCTTAATAAAGCAAAAATGTTTTTTACCTGTGATTCTATTTATCATTATCCTGTAATGAAATATTACGAGACACTGGCTTGTAATACATTACTTTTAGCTTCATGCACGAAAGAAATTAAGGATTTAGGTTTCATCACTGGTGTCCATTTCATTGAAATAGATGAAGAGAACTTTAAGCGGAAAGCAAAATATCACCTAACACATTATGATACATTAGGGAGACGAATAGCTTTAAACGGTTATAAAATGGTAAGAAAAAAACATTCTGTACAAGTTCGTGCGAAACAGCTCCTCGATCATATCGAAGCGATTCTTTCTAAGGAAGGAGGAAACGAACTGTGA
- the rfbG gene encoding CDP-glucose 4,6-dehydratase → MTTDWQKIYKNKKVLITGHTGFKGSWLAIWLAKLGADVIGYSLDPISDECLFELAELSNKMKDIRGDIRDAGKLQVVFEQYQPEIVFHLAAQPLVKQSYRDPVYTYEVNVMGTMNVLEAIRKTPSVKAGIMVTSDKCYDNKEWVWGYRETDPMGGYDPYSSSKGCCELLISSYQHSFFPIDSYNKHGKLIASVRAGNVIGGGDWSENRIIPDCVRSLLSGQSIKVRSPQSVRPWQHVLEPLSGYLKIGAYLYEGKTQYAQGWNFGPESDSVTTVQQLVEKIVMQWKAGTWEVDTSHSTEHEAKLLSLDINKAKHNLDWHPKWDIDQTVYYTIEWYKLYKEVDVYELCLKQISNYEK, encoded by the coding sequence ATGACAACTGATTGGCAAAAAATATACAAAAATAAAAAGGTTCTTATAACTGGTCATACAGGTTTTAAAGGCTCTTGGCTAGCTATTTGGTTAGCAAAGCTAGGAGCAGATGTAATTGGTTATTCTTTAGATCCAATTAGTGACGAGTGTCTTTTTGAATTGGCTGAGCTGAGTAACAAAATGAAGGACATAAGAGGAGATATTCGTGATGCGGGTAAACTTCAAGTTGTTTTTGAGCAATATCAACCAGAGATTGTCTTTCATTTAGCAGCACAGCCATTAGTTAAACAGTCTTATCGAGATCCAGTATATACGTATGAAGTGAATGTAATGGGAACAATGAATGTGTTAGAAGCGATAAGAAAAACGCCATCTGTTAAAGCTGGAATAATGGTAACAAGTGATAAATGCTATGATAATAAAGAATGGGTATGGGGGTATCGGGAAACAGATCCAATGGGAGGGTATGATCCATACAGTTCAAGTAAAGGATGCTGCGAATTATTGATTTCCTCTTATCAGCATTCTTTCTTTCCCATTGATTCCTATAATAAGCATGGGAAGCTCATTGCTTCTGTACGAGCAGGGAATGTGATCGGAGGCGGTGATTGGTCTGAAAATCGAATTATTCCTGATTGTGTTCGCTCTTTATTATCTGGTCAATCTATTAAAGTGCGTTCTCCTCAATCTGTGCGTCCATGGCAGCATGTCTTAGAGCCGCTTTCTGGTTATTTAAAAATAGGCGCTTATTTATATGAAGGAAAAACACAATATGCACAAGGATGGAATTTTGGACCGGAATCGGATAGTGTGACAACAGTGCAACAATTAGTCGAAAAAATAGTAATGCAGTGGAAGGCTGGCACATGGGAGGTGGATACGTCACACTCTACTGAGCATGAGGCAAAGCTTCTTAGCTTGGATATAAATAAAGCAAAGCATAATTTAGATTGGCATCCAAAATGGGACATTGACCAAACCGTATATTATACAATAGAGTGGTATAAATTGTATAAGGAAGTAGATGTATATGAGCTTTGTTTAAAACAGATAAGTAATTATGAAAAATAA
- a CDS encoding FMN-dependent NADH-azoreductase codes for MQKVLYITANPFDASKSYGMAVGKAFIEQYKASNPEDEVIHIDLYKEYIPSIDADVFQGWGKLQSGNGFDQLSDEEKTKVSRLAELSEQFVQADKYIFVTPLWNLLFPPVMKAYLDSVAVAGKAFEYTGEGPKGLLGDKKALHIQASGGIYSHGPSADKEMGHRYLKTLMGFFGITDFQGLFVEGHDLAPEKADEIKENAVARAKDVATTF; via the coding sequence GTGCAAAAAGTATTATATATTACAGCAAATCCATTTGATGCATCTAAATCATATGGAATGGCAGTAGGTAAAGCGTTTATTGAACAATATAAAGCATCCAATCCAGAGGATGAGGTGATACACATTGACCTTTATAAAGAATATATTCCTTCTATTGATGCAGACGTATTCCAAGGATGGGGAAAGCTGCAATCTGGAAATGGATTTGATCAGCTATCAGATGAAGAAAAAACAAAGGTTAGTCGTTTGGCGGAATTAAGTGAACAATTTGTTCAAGCTGATAAATATATTTTTGTTACGCCATTATGGAATTTATTATTTCCACCAGTTATGAAAGCTTATTTGGATTCTGTAGCTGTAGCTGGAAAAGCATTTGAATATACAGGGGAGGGACCAAAGGGGCTTCTTGGTGATAAAAAAGCTCTTCATATTCAAGCGAGTGGCGGGATATATTCTCATGGACCATCAGCCGACAAAGAAATGGGACATCGTTATTTAAAGACGTTAATGGGATTTTTCGGCATTACTGATTTCCAAGGTTTATTTGTGGAAGGGCATGATTTAGCGCCAGAAAAGGCAGACGAAATAAAAGAAAACGCGGTTGCACGTGCAAAGGATGTAGCTACTACTTTTTAA
- a CDS encoding glycosyltransferase family 2 protein — protein sequence MVAVSVVIPLYNKEQYIERTIMSILSQTFQDFEIIIVDDGSTDGSVEKAEAWIDDRITVRRMEHKGASAARNEGILAATADLITFIDADDEWKPRFLETIIDLKNKYPSCGAYATSYEIKLPSKKKIIPTIYETPEKWEGMFTNYVEKTLKDLPIISSAVAVRKEVFKEIGLFKEGEPLGEDQDMWLRIGLDYPIAYKNESFAIYYRGLENSVCMDLSILNRYPIIDYLERLLHKENLPYIDVYLSKLKLDYSKRLLEANQLDSAWEELHHTKAKVYKWEKIKLWMLYYWKKISNKNSFHSKKYNKECP from the coding sequence ATGGTCGCTGTCTCAGTAGTAATCCCCCTTTATAATAAAGAACAGTATATTGAAAGAACGATAATGTCTATTTTATCCCAAACATTTCAGGATTTTGAGATTATCATTGTAGACGATGGTTCAACAGATGGCAGTGTAGAAAAAGCTGAAGCGTGGATAGATGATCGAATTACAGTTCGAAGAATGGAACATAAGGGTGCTTCAGCAGCGAGAAATGAAGGAATACTTGCTGCAACGGCAGATTTAATTACTTTTATTGATGCAGACGATGAATGGAAGCCGCGATTCCTAGAAACTATCATTGATTTAAAAAATAAGTATCCTTCCTGTGGTGCATATGCGACAAGTTATGAGATTAAGTTGCCAAGCAAAAAAAAGATTATTCCTACTATTTATGAAACACCAGAGAAGTGGGAAGGCATGTTTACAAACTATGTGGAAAAAACACTAAAGGATTTGCCTATTATCTCCTCTGCAGTTGCTGTTCGAAAAGAAGTTTTTAAAGAAATAGGCTTATTCAAAGAAGGAGAACCACTTGGGGAAGATCAAGATATGTGGTTGAGGATTGGATTAGATTATCCAATTGCTTATAAAAATGAAAGCTTTGCGATTTATTATCGTGGTTTAGAAAATAGTGTGTGTATGGATTTAAGTATTTTAAATCGATATCCAATTATCGACTACTTAGAGAGACTCCTTCATAAAGAAAATCTTCCTTATATAGATGTCTATTTATCCAAATTAAAATTAGATTATAGCAAAAGATTACTAGAGGCAAACCAATTAGATTCTGCATGGGAGGAATTACATCATACTAAAGCAAAAGTATATAAGTGGGAAAAAATAAAATTATGGATGCTTTACTATTGGAAAAAGATATCCAATAAAAATAGTTTTCATTCCAAAAAATATAATAAAGAATGTCCATAA
- a CDS encoding nucleotidyltransferase domain-containing protein gives MEKHIKEVIEQTEKEFNIKVLYACESGSRAWGFPSKDSDYDVRFIYIHQPNWYLSIDRKRDVIEIPSHDSLSIPVDPLLDMSGWELTKALKLFRKSNPPLLEWLRSSMVYYQRFSTIAKMKELEKEIFSPSSTIYHYLNMAKGNFREYLQGDTVKIKKYFYVLRPILAAKWTQIYQTIPPMEFETLVHKLIPDGDLRMSIDTLLKRKKSGEELTLEPRINLINMYLEREIYQLETFAKSLEKHSLDPTGQLDELFRFTLKEVWNN, from the coding sequence ATGGAAAAGCATATCAAAGAAGTAATCGAACAAACGGAAAAGGAATTTAACATAAAAGTGCTTTATGCATGTGAATCCGGAAGTCGTGCATGGGGTTTTCCATCCAAGGATAGTGATTATGATGTTCGTTTTATCTATATTCATCAACCGAACTGGTACTTATCGATTGATCGCAAACGAGATGTAATCGAGATTCCTAGCCATGATTCATTATCAATCCCTGTTGATCCATTATTAGATATGAGCGGCTGGGAACTGACTAAAGCTCTTAAGCTTTTTCGAAAATCCAACCCACCTTTATTAGAATGGCTACGGTCCAGCATGGTATATTACCAGCGTTTTTCAACCATTGCCAAAATGAAAGAACTAGAAAAAGAAATATTCTCGCCTTCTTCCACTATCTATCATTATTTAAATATGGCGAAAGGAAATTTCCGAGAATATTTACAAGGAGATACTGTTAAAATCAAAAAATATTTTTATGTATTACGACCAATTTTAGCAGCCAAGTGGACTCAAATATACCAAACGATTCCACCAATGGAATTCGAAACTTTGGTACATAAACTTATCCCAGATGGCGACCTTCGTATGAGTATTGATACTTTATTAAAAAGGAAAAAATCTGGAGAAGAATTAACACTCGAACCACGAATCAACCTTATTAACATGTATTTAGAAAGAGAGATATACCAATTAGAAACTTTCGCAAAAAGTTTAGAAAAACATTCGCTAGATCCAACCGGACAACTAGATGAACTATTTCGTTTTACTTTAAAAGAAGTCTGGAACAATTAA